tctttttcttcctttgttttGCAGAATTAATTGTGATGAATTTCTGTTGAGAATCCACGGAAATAGATAAGAGATTTGTAATTGAATCGgtttcttatatttttcatgGACGCGGAGGAGTCGAAGAACTCGAGAAGGTTATTGGAACAGCCGAATAACCGTCGGAAGATTGTTTCCGATGTTACTGCGGAAGGTAGAGAACAGAGGTGGAGAACTGAAGTCGAGCAACAGATCTACTCATCGAGGCTCGCGGAAGCGCTTCGTCGAGTCAGCCGGCGGCGGTCCTCGTCGTATGCGAGATCTCCGATTAACGGACGGCTAGTTCGCGAAACTGCAGATTGCGTACTCGCCGCTACAGCCAAGGGGAGGACTCGATGGAGTCGCGCGATTTTGGCGAGTCGATTCCGCCAGAGGCTCGCTAGACGTCGGAGGACGAAGAAACTGCTCGGCTGTAAACCGTCGCGCGTGGCGGAGGCGAAGAATGAGAAGATTAGGAAGTTGCCGGCGGTGCAGAGGAAGGTGAAAATTCTTGGCCGGTTGGTTCCTGGTTGCCGGAAACTCTCGTTCCCGAACCTTCTGGAAGAAGCGACCGATTACATATCGGCTTTAGAGATGCAGGTAAAAGCCATGGCGGCGCTGGCCGAACTCCTCGCCGGAACTCAAAGCAATTTGCTCGGAATCTCGAACGATTCTTGAGATTCATAATCGTTCCACAGACTCGAAAATCGGAATCGCCGCCGtggtttatttttgttttccaattgattttttttcccggcagttatatttttatttgttttgttgtttCCATGTATCTTATTGtatatgttaaattataaatttagattctaaatttCCCTTTATTTTGATATTCGTTATGTTTTATCGCTTAAACTTTTCATCTCTCTATTACACAATTATggtacaaatattaaaattttattttaaattataagtttagtcctCGAAATTTTGAGGTAATCTATTTGTTGCTTAAACATTTTGtacctaataagtttttttttcttacattttAATTAGAGATGTCTATGGGACGGAGTCGAAAATAGTTTTCCCATCctcatttctcaaaattttccacCAACATGGAGTGGAGATTCTTCATAGAGAATTCACGTTGATCAATTTTTCTGTAGGAAACTTTctctgtttatttttttttttttttaagaaaaattaattaatttaagttattgctctaaatttttttttaattaagtagTTTAATTTCTCACTaaatttttgta
This DNA window, taken from Benincasa hispida cultivar B227 chromosome 6, ASM972705v1, whole genome shotgun sequence, encodes the following:
- the LOC120080064 gene encoding transcription factor bHLH149 is translated as MDAEESKNSRRLLEQPNNRRKIVSDVTAEGREQRWRTEVEQQIYSSRLAEALRRVSRRRSSSYARSPINGRLVRETADCVLAATAKGRTRWSRAILASRFRQRLARRRRTKKLLGCKPSRVAEAKNEKIRKLPAVQRKVKILGRLVPGCRKLSFPNLLEEATDYISALEMQVKAMAALAELLAGTQSNLLGISNDS